The region AAAAGGAAGGGCCCATTTGACATTATCATTGATGGCTTAAATGTTGGTCTCCATGGTTCCATGGCCAATAGGCACAACATGGTGTTCTCCATGGATAGAATTGAAGAGACCATCAAGCATTTTGCTTCccgaaagaaaaaagttttgctTATAATTCGTCATAAAGCACTTGTCAGGAATAATGCAGAGGGCCTTATCACAAACCTGGACAAAGTTTGCTCAATTTATGCAAACATGTTTAGCAATGATGATCTGTACCTTCTGTATGCAGCAGCCTTCAGTGGAATGCAACATGTTCAAATTGTAACTAATGACAGGCTTAGAGATCATCGGCTGTTATTACCCATTGCTTTATGGTGGATATTTTTGAGATGGACAAGGCTGAATTGTGTATCGTTCACATCAAAAAGCAATGGAAAACTGAGTTTTGTAACTCAAAAATTTGATCCAGTTGTACAGTGTGCTGGAAGGTCATGGCACTTTCCCTCTGAAGATGGTACTTGGAGGTGTGCATCAAGAACAGCAAGGTCATTTAAGGATGTTTAATATCTTGATCATGATCCATCATCGGAATATTTCAAACTTGTTTCCTAACCATGAAGACAGTGGAAACTCCAAAGCATGCTACATACTGTAGGCTGGTTTATGTAGCTGCAGAAAGCTTAAGCGAAGGCGAAGGTTCCAGCACCCAGCTTTATACACTTCTGGTTATATATTTGTTTTATGATCTCTTTTGCTCAAAATTCCTTCCAGCTATTCCAACCAGGCCTACCCTGGCATGAATcactttttttaaaccaatatACTGTCTTATCTGGCATTTATTCTCACAATTATCTTGCATTGAGAGTTTGAAAATAACATGTTAGGGTCAGAACATTGATGTGCTGTCAACAACGTCTTTCACATTTGTGACTTTATTGTATCTTTAGCTTTCAATGATCATTTCAGTAGGTCAGCAAAAGACTGTGCAAAATGTATAGCATTTTTATAAACAATGAGTGATGCAACTTTCATTAATATTTCAACTCAATAAAACTACAGTGATCAGAGAAAGCTATTTGAGTGAAATATTATTGCAGCAGGCAATCATGACATGGAGCCCAACATTACTTTCACCAAAATAATTATGCCAAGTTTATTCCTGATGTataaaaattgacaacttTTAATTGCTGCTCCTACGTTACTTAATTTAGTACATGCAAGAATGGTGTTATTTTAGAAATATCTTTGTCATGAGAACAGCTTTGAGTAGATCTGTCTGTCCTTGTTGCGTTTCTCTTCCATTAGCTTCTTTAGTCTTGCAATTTCACTTCTTATACCTACAGAGAGTAAGTTCATGACAGAAAGATGATAACTCTACACAAATCTACTCCACAATAAAGAGAAAGATGCATTTTTACTGTGacgtttattttaattttcttggaTGTTGTAAAGCACCTCTGACACTGTGTATTTGGCACCAGATAAATGCAGATTTAACTAAACTGTTTCAAAGCTATTCCACGAGCTTGCTATATTTCACATCTACCAAGCATGAAGTGAATAATGAACAATAATTTCGTTTGAGAGGTCACAACTATTGTGACCTCTcacaagaaaaagctccttgaGTTAACTGGGTATTCAAGTTGTttataattcaaaatttattATGTCATGAAATTTAACTGAATTCTGAAAGCTTCATCACAAATTTGATTAAATTCTGTTTTTACAAAACAACTGCAGTTGGGGCAATCTTTTCCTTTATAAATGGTCGTACAGTAGAGCTCTGTATGAGTTATGAGCCAATACCAGTAAGAATATACAAACCATTCAGAAAGCCTGACATACAATATCCCAGGTGGAATCTGGAATCCTCTCATAAGTGGTTTCAGTGATAAAGAGAGTCATCTAAGGGATCACCTTGCAGTGAAGATGTCAATAACATTTGTTCTGACAGCTGTGTTATGGTAGTTAATATTGACTGGACACAGTAGCTGTACACTAGTGTATTTACAGAAGCATGCAGCGGTTCAGAACATGTACAAGCTAAGCCTTACTTTTGTCACTTGGTGCCAGCTTAGCAGCTGCTTGGAGATCGGTCTGTtgagaaatcaagaaaagaaattcattgAAGAAGCTATATTTACTATTCACCGTAAACCTTGGTTATATAGCTTGTGCACTGGTGAGTTTCTAAAAAAGGCAAGCAAAGGTCGAATTGTCAAAAGatgcaaaaacaatattttacaatattttacATGACAATGCTTTTGTGTTATGATGCAATGGACGTTCGTCATAAGTGTCGTGTCCGTAATGAGTTGCCTTGTATTACAGCCAACAAAGTGCCTGTGATGGAATCAGGTTTTCTACATACCAATGCCTGTTCAAAGTCCTTCATGTTGGTATTAGCCTGCCCTCTTCTGTAAAGAGCTTTCACATTGCTTGTATCCATGTTCAGAACCTATGCAAGCACAAATGATTTACAAGCAACCATGTGGAAGGTTAGTTTGATGCTTCTCAGATCTCTGTGTTCAAGGCAATGTAATCAATGTGACTTGCAATGTTATGAaataacacaagaaaaaaatgaaaatttttggaaaatcctACACCTTTGGATCTCTGATCAAGGTAAAAGGCAGGATTGTTGAAAGGTACATGTACGGTTCCCCCAACCTTTGAGTTTGGAGTTCCATTAATTGATTGTTGAACCACATTCAATGTTTTGCTCATTGTTAGCTTCATAAAAAATGTACGATGCTGATGGACAATAATTACAGTTTTTATTAGGCCTGGGCAGGACGTTCAGCCTGAGCGGGATAGTGACGCGAATACATAGCCAACTCCTATCCCTGGGAAAGTGATCGCCGCTGTGCCTATGGATCGCTGTGCGCACATGCATATGGCCCCTCCTTTCCAAATGTGTCTATAGCAGTGCCTACCCGTGGCACCCCCTGTTTCACTGAGACTGCTACAGATGCGACTGAGTACCCAGCGGGATAACTGGGCGATTGGGCTCACATTAGCCTTGGTTGGCAGCCAGTCTAGGAGAAGGAAAACTCTGACTCCAAACCCTCGCGTGTCTGGCGTGCTGGACTCCTGGACGCGAGATGGCCCTGGGTCAAGACGCAAGACAGGATTCTGCAGCCGTGCCCCAGCATGGGTTACTGCTCCCATGCCTCCGGGGAAGGTTTTTTGAGCCAGTGGCTAGGAGAAGGATACTCTGACGTAAAACCTACAGCCTGGAAGTCGCTGCAGCCGTCTCAGCTTGCTGAGCCACTGAGGAAGGAACCCAGGCCTAAAGAGTGGGATCAGCTTGCGCGTTCTGAGTTTCACTATAAAACTACGCAGCGCAGGCGGGAAGAGGAGAAGAAAAGCCCTACAGCGACGGAGAAGGGGTGAACCGACAGGTACAGGATGGTACTGGAAGTCGCAGTCTCAACTCTGCATGTAGGCGGCTCAGGTGTATGGGTCGCTAGTCTGCTGACCTGAGACAACAGCAGCTTTCGGCAGCACTCTGGGCGACCAAGCAGCTCTTTTTAGAGTCAGCACTGCTTGCTCCACAAGGAGACAGGCCTAGAAAAGGTGGTCCAAACAAAGCTTGTCTCATCCCCACCCGGCTGGCTGGCCGCGGTCAACAGGGCATCTCATCAAGCGGTAGAAACAACAGAAGAAGGAAGGGGACATGAAGTCTCAAGCTAGCATGTTGGAATGTGCCCACCATGCAGGATTCAGACTCTGCTGACCGCCCTCAGAGGCGCTCAGCGTTAGTTGCCAGCGAACTGGCCCGACTGAACATTGACATTGCTGCAGTCAGTGAGGTACGTTTCGCTGAGCAGGGGTCCCTGACGGAACAAGGTGCCGGCTACACACTCTACTGGTCTGGTAAAGCAAAAGATGATCGCAGGCTTTCGGGCGTGGGATTCATGATCAGAAACTCTATCATCAGCAGGCTTGACAGTTTACCAGTTGGACACTCTGACCGACTCATGTCCCTCCGTCTACCTCTGCTAGAAGACCAGTACGCGACCATCATCAGCGTCTACGCTCCAACACTACAGGCAGACCCCACTACAAAGGAATCCTTCTACAGTGAGCTGAGGTCCCTCCTGCAGAAAACTAAAGACACCGACAAGGTCTTCATCATGGGAGACTTCAATGCACGGGTAGGCAGAGACCACACCATTTGGCCAGGAGTGCTTGGGCGGCATGGAATCGGCAACTGCTACGACAACGGGCCGTTGCTCCTCAAACTGTGCGCAGAACACTCCCTGACCATCACCAACACCCTCTTCCAGCAGAAAGCAAAGTTCAAAACCACATGGAAACATCCGCGCAAAGTTCAAAACCACATGGAAACATCCTCTGCTGGACTATATTCTAGTGCGCCAGAAAGACGTGAAGGATGTGCTGCATACTAGAGTCATGCCAAGTGCTGACTACTACACAGATCACAGGCTTGTCCGTGCAACTGCTAGACTGATCATGAGACCTGCGGTGAAGAGGAAAACCCTGCAAATCAAGACCCTTCAAGTGGACCGACTCCCTTTGCTGAAGGAAAAGTTTCAAAGCGAATTTGAGAGCAAGCTTGCCCCTACTGAAATCATTGACGCTGACCCAGAGAAGATGTGGCAAGATCTGAAGAGCACACTGCAAGAAACAACAGCAGAAGTAGTTGGGTTTACAACACGGAAGAATAAAGACTGGTTTGACGAAAGTGACGAGGAGATACAACAGCTCATCTCGGATAAGCGCTCCTGCCACCAGAGAGTACTGTCAAACCCAGGATACCAGGTGGCGAAAGAGAGCTACAGGCAAGCCTGCTGCACCCTCCAGAAGAAGCTCCGTGAGATCCAGAACGACTGGTGGCTGGCACTGGCACAGAGAACCCAACGCTATGCAGACACTGGAAACAGCAGAGCCTTCTCCGAGGCACTTCGCGCAGTCTATGGCCCCACACACCAGATACAAGCTCCACTCCGCTCAGCAGATGGATCAACCCTACTCACTGACAAAAAAGACATCCTGAACCGCTGGGCCGAGCACTATGGAACTCTGTTCAGCGACACCCATTCAGTAGAAGACGCCTCGCTCGACAGCATCCAGCAACTGCCAGTGAAACATGAAGTGGACGAGCCACCCTCATTTGACGAAGTCCAGACAGCCGTCAGGAAAACGAACTCGCACAAGGCTCCTGGTATTGACGGCCTCCCGGCAGAAGTGTACAAGTACGGCGGTGACCAGCTCCTGGAGAAGCTCACAAGCCTGTTCACTCTTTGCTGGTCGAAAGGAGAAGTGCCAGGTGACCTCCGTGATACAGTGATCGTGTCCCTGTATAAGAACAAGGGGGAAAAGTCAGACTGCTCAAACTACAGAGGAGTGACGCTACTGTCCACTGCGGGCAAAATCTTGGCCCGTGTACTTCTAGACAGACTGATACCAGCCATCGCAGAAGAGGTCCTCCCAGAAAGCCAATGCGGATTTCGTGCCAACCGCGGAACTACAGACATGATCTTCGTCCTTCGTCAGATCCAAGAGAAGTGCAGAGAACAGAACATGGCCCTGTACGCAGCCTTCATGGACCTGACGAAGGCGTTCGATACTGTCAGCAGAGAGGGTCTGTGGAGGATTCTCGGCAAGCTCAGGTGTCCTCCGTGATTCCTTTCCATCCTGCAGCAGCTCCACATTGGCCAGAAGGGACAGGTGAAGCACAACGGCGAGTTCTCCGACTCGTTCCCCATCGAGAACGGCGTAAAGCAAGGCTGTGTGTTGGCGCCGACTTTGTTTGCAGTCTTCTTCAGCATGATGCTCCGGGAAGCCAAAGAAGACCTGCACGAGGGTATCTACATACGGTTCCGCACCGATGGGAGCGTGTTCAACCTGCGCCGACTTCTTTCCCGCACCAAGACACTGGAGCAACTTATCCTCGACCTCCTGTTCGCAGACGACTGCGCTCTCCTAGCGCACACAGAGGAAGCCTTTCAGACAGTCGTCAACCACTTCGCCAAGGCAGCCAAGGCCTTCGGGCTAACCATCAGCCTGAAGAAAACAGAAGTCCTGTTTCAGAAGCCTCCACGCGAAGCCTACACCCCACCCCTCATCACCATTGACGGTTATCAGCTCAACGCAGTCGAACACTTTACCTACCTGGGAAGTGTCATCACCAACGACGCAACAACAACCAAAGACGTTGATAACCGCATCGCAAAGGCCAGCAGCTCCTTTGGTCGGCTACAGAAGCGTGTGTGCCAGAACCACTCCCTGCGCCTGTCAACCAAGATCCAGGTTTACAGGGCTGCAGTCCTCACCACCCTTCTCTACTGGGTCCTCTACAGAAGGCAAGTCAAACTGTTGGAACGCTTCCACCAGAGGTGCCTGAGATCCATCATGGGCATCAAGTGGCAGGACTACATCACCAACGAAGAGGTCCTGGCGAGAGCAGACACCACCAGCGTTGAAGCCATGCTGAAGCTCAGACAGCTCCGCTGGGCGGGACACGTCACGCGCATGGAAAGCTCCAGAATGCCAAAGGCCGTCTTTTACGGGGAGCTAAGTCAAGGCAAGCGCGACCGTGGTGCCCCCTGCAAGCGTTTCAAGGACCAGTTGAAGCAGCAGCTGACACAAGCTGGCATAGACCACAGTGAGTGGGAAGCACTGGCAGAGGACGGAGAGGAGTGGAGAAGAACGATCAAGACCGCAGCAGACAACTTTGAGGAGGGAAGAAAAATGGCAGCTGCAGAGAAACGGCAGCGACGAAAGGACTCCGCGAGCCAACCTGTGACCGACACGACATTCACATGCCCATCCTGCTCCAGGGCCTGCAGATCAAGGATAGGTCTCCACAGCCACCAGAGAGCATGTCGCCGGGCATCTACCTCTTCCCAGTGATCTTCGGACCCGAAGAAACAGCcatacatatacatacatacatacatacattattattattattattattattattattattattattattattattattattattattattattattatctaaaTCACAGAATGACTCTACTGGAAATATGTAAGATGACTGTATTCATTGTGTCTAGCTGTGGCTTCCTGCTGTAAATTCTCACATGGCTCTGAGCATCAGTGACTGAAAGTAATTTGTTGTCACGGCCCATTTGGTTGCAAAGTCTTGTTACCTGTTTTCAAAACGCAAGCTAAAGAAGAGAACGAGTTTACCTCATTGCAATCTTCTACTGCTCCTGAATGGTCTCCTAATTTTCCTTTACAAGCAGCACTGcaaggcaaaataaaaacatatatGGCAATGACATATGTACCCTAGGGAATTGCCTACTGCCTGTTAAAATCAGAACAAATCTCATTTGCCTTGCATGTAATATAACAACCACTTCTTTCACAATGGtaatcaaatttaataatgataaaattcaaaagaatagtTAAGTCAAAGTGAAGCTGATGGACTTATGGATTCAGTTGAGGAGTTGTGTGAAGAGGTGGAAATGGTGAGAGGTTATCTGGGGGATAGGGTGAATGCAGGCAGTGGTTGTGAGGCAGCTGTGACAGCAAAAGCAAGAATTGACTGAGTGAAGTTCAGGGAATGCAGGGAGTTGCTGAACTCAAAAAGGTTCTCGCTGAAGCTGAAAGGAATGGTTTATCGGAGTTGTGTAAGATCGGCAATGTTATATGGGAGTGAAACATGGTgtttgagggaaaatgagataGCAATCTTAAGAAGGACTGAGAGAGCAATGGTGAGAGCAATGTGCGGTGCAAAGCTgatggagaaaaagagaacagaGGACCTGATGGAGATGTTAGGATTGAAGGAAACAGTGGTTCAGATGGCAAAGGCGAATGGAGTGAGATGATACAGGCATATGTTGAGGAGGGATGATGGGCACGTTCTGAGAAAAGCGTTGGAGTTTGAAGTGAGGGGCAAGAGGAAGCAAGGATGACCAAAGAAGACGTGGAAGACGCAAGTGGAGAAGGAGAGCAAGAGCGTGGCCTTGGAGAAAACGAATTGAGCAAGATGGAGAGTGGGAGCTAGACAGATCGCTGCTGGGGTAAATCCGGCCACCCCCGTTTACCGGGATAAACCTGGATCAAAATTGGATTGATGATGAGTTAAGTCAAAGTGAAGGCAgcaggtctaattaacataaacacaaaagaataGCAAATATGCTATGAAAGACTTCAAAGTGGTCTATTTCAAGAGCCCAAGAAATCATCAGACAAGCACCAATGTAGATATACTCACCCACATCTAAAGAACTGAAACTTCTGGTTATTACCTCTCttaaattgcctaaaatgTCTATATTGAAATTATAACATTAAAATGTGTTACCTGTTTAAGTAACAACTGATTGACaatgtctttattttctcttcactTCCAGAAGCTTTCTCATCTTTTGGTGCATCATTTTCACCTTCACTGGAGTCAGTTTCGTCATCTGAATCAATGTGTTTAAGGTAtctgaggaaagaaaataattttaaaagttgTAAAACATTTTACAAGCAATGTAACTACCATTTTcagaaacaccttttagaCAAACAAGACCACCAATAACAAGGGAAAATTGGGGGTTCGATCAAGACGGTGCCTGGGGAAAGTCAAAATTCAGTGAGCTTAACTTTGCCTGAAGAACAAAGCAGGAAACTGTGGTGAGATGTTGGTGGGAAAAGGatgacaaaatttgaattatGAACAGAGTTGACAATGTTAGTTGGCCTCTGTAACATACGACTTACTGTAGAAGCTTAAGTTTTCAATGTTAACccttagttaaaaaaaaacaaaacaaaaaagtcagTACACATCATgttcatttcatattttgtctctctgttaattttttcaacttcCTCACCATAAATTAGAGTGGACTCTCAGTTTTTGGCTAGTGTATCATAGCTACATGTTAATTCTTGCTTCCAGTATTCACTCAGGTGGCCCATAAGAAGCTGTTTTTATCAGCATCAATCCATGGAAATCTCAGTCTATGTTTTCCTTCCACTGATTCTAACAGTGTGATGTATGCTTGGTATGGTGCTCATGACTTGGAGTTGGGGATTTTCCAGCCTTAGGTACAGTATTCTTTTAATATCGGCTGGCATGACCCAAGGACCCTGGATAGCACAGGGAACCTTTCTACCAAAGCAGATGGTTTATACAGTAATATATTCATCTTACCGCAAAGTTTTGGCATATTTCTTCTCAGCTACTTCATAATTTTGTGCCTTGAACTGTTCATTTCCAATACTCTTCAGCAACTCTACCTCTATCAGTACTTTTTCAACCTAGAAAAGagtgatttcattttttaaatatgGCTAAATGGAATATAAGCAACGTTAAAATTGAAGCAATACTTGTTACCAGTAATGCCGATGACTGAATTTTCTGCTGTAATGGTGTTAAGCCCTGAAATTCCTTCCGAATGAAATTCAGAGTTGAGAAATTTTGACTAAGTTTGACAATCTTACATCAACCTGTAGACCAAGGTATTATTCATGTTATAAGCAttacaaataaattatattaatcCACTTCTTAGGGTTCCATTTTATAATCCTTTAATAGTCTTTTGTTTATTAGGTACATGTAGTAGTTGCAATTTTTATCCCTTGCTCGTGGCCCTTGTGGCAaccagctttttttttttttgggcaTAATATTCAATACGTTAGTGTGATCAAATAAAGTGAATCTGATTGGATATGGTCGGATCATCTCCTGGATTGGCTTGGTTGCTTGCTCCTTGTGGTTGCTTTGCATTAACTTGCTTATTGGACTGTAGCACATCCACCTCTTCTCAGCTACGTTGAAAGCTTTTCCCTCCCTCACCACCACACCCCCCAATTCTGGTAACTATTGGGTTGGTAAGTATTCCATTCATTTTGTCAGCATGACAGTGTCTTTGCTGGTGGTCACTTACAGGGTTTCCATGGATACCTCCTTCTGCCCTGATGATCGCTTCCCCACTCCACAAACCATGCACCACCAGCTCCTAAGTTCATCTATTGTTGATGAGTTTAATGTTAAATTTTGGTTTAGTGTAAAGTTCATGGAACAACTAATAGCATGAcatgtaaattaaaatttgccACTGCTTAAATGGTTAGTTGTTTAGGTCAaagctttgaaaaattaatatatatattcctACAGTAACTTTGAACAGTCTTTAGGAAGACTTAGCAATCTCCCGAACTGCACAGACTCTGCTTGGATTAAAAGCTACAATAAAGGTTCATTATGACTTCGGTTAGGTAATTAAATTCACACTTTCCACCTTAACCTGCAAATAGCTATTGCTAATCTAGGCAGGAAGTCGACTACATAACAGGTTATGTTTGAGCATTACTCATACATGTTACACATATTTTATCTGTTTACATATTACACATATTATacattataaataatttttatatacATAAACCCCCTGCTCATTTCAATTTAAGTGGTAGTTCgattttgaattctttaaATGAGTCATATTAGTTGGCATCCCAACATTATCATCCTCCTGTATTAATAATTGAACAATCCCATAACT is a window of Acropora palmata chromosome 4, jaAcrPala1.3, whole genome shotgun sequence DNA encoding:
- the LOC141878856 gene encoding uncharacterized protein LOC141878856; translation: MMLREAKEDLHEGIYIRFRTDGSVFNLRRLLSRTKTLEQLILDLLFADDCALLAHTEEAFQTVVNHFAKAAKAFGLTISLKKTEVLFQKPPREAYTPPLITIDGYQLNAVEHFTYLGSVITNDATTTKDVDNRIAKASSSFGRLQKRVCQNHSLRLSTKIQVYRAAVLTTLLYWVLYRRQVKLLERFHQRCLRSIMGIKWQDYITNEEVLARADTTSVEAMLKLRQLRWAGHVTRMESSRMPKAVFYGELSQGKRDRGAPCKRFKDQLKQQLTQAGIDHSEWEALAEDGEEWRRTIKTAADNFEEGRKMAAAEKRQRRKDSASQPVTDTTFTCPSCSRACRSRIGLHSHQRACRRASTSSQ